In the genome of Bacillus thuringiensis, the window TACTACATAAACTTCTCCATACACCTTTTCTTCAATCGAATAAGTCATGGCCGGATATCCTTCGTTCGTATCAAATAATTTTCCATATGTCCAAGCTCTGTCTGGAATGCAAGTTGCACCTAGCATATAATGAGCATTCGTTTGTCCTCTTCTTAACGTGCCATAAACGAAAACATGATACATAAATTCTTATCCCCTTTATATGTCTCTACTTTCTTATTTGTAAATAAGCACGAATCATAAAGTAACTCACTTCATTCGGAAGCTGTTCTTTAATAGATTTCAGACCACCCTCTGCATTTTGAACGGCAGTTTCAATAAGAGATTCATACTCTGCCGGAACAAAACTTTTCCACTCTACTTCCATTCCATCCTCGTAGCAGCGAATTAAATGGTTTTCTATTGTTTGTCTTGATAAGTTGCGTTCTTTTGCAATCTCATTCAAATCAATACCTTGTTTATACATTTCATACGTTTCTAAATGAGAATTCGCGGACGCTTTTCCTGCCTTTTTACGCTCTGAAACTACTTCTGTCTTAATCGTTTCAGCATAATTTGGATTTTCTTCAATAAAATGCTGAACTGCTTGTAAGAAGTGCGAGCCATATTTCACAAGTTTGTGTTCTCCGATACCTTTTACCGTCAACAATTCGGAATCACTTTGTGGCATTTTCACGCACATATCTTTCAATGTTTGGTCAGAGAAAATAACGAACGGAGGTACACCTTCTCCTTGTGCAATTTCTTTACGTACTTCACGAAGCACTTCAAATAAAGGATGGTCTTGAACAATTTGTCTTGTTTCTACTCGTTCTTTTCGTAAAACATTCTCTTTACCAAGTAATACTTCTTTCCCTTTTTCTGTTACTTTTAACGTCGGATAAGTGCCATGTTCAACTGCAATTAACTCATCTGAAATTAAAAACTCAATAAACTCACTGACCTCTTTTACACTACGGTTCGATAAAAGCCCATACGTTGGTAAAGTATGAAAATTAAATTCAATAACTTTCTTATTTTTCGAACCCGTTAATACTTGCGCTATCATTTGCTTTCCAAAGCGTTGGTTCGTTCTAATCATGCATGATAAAACCATTTGTGATTCCCTTGTCACATCAATGCTCTCACGATCGTCTGTACAATTACCACAGCGTCCACAATCTTCTTTCGGTTCTTCTCCAAAGTATTGCAAAATGAATGATTGTAAACATTGTTCTGTATGACAGTAATCGGTCATATTTTGCAATTTTTCAAGTTCATTTGAAAAACGTGATTCTCCAGTTGATTGATCAATTAAAAAACGCTGTACTTGTACATCTTGAGAAGAATATAACAATATACATGTACTATCTAATCCATCACGACCAGCACGTCCTGCTTCTTGATAGTAACTTTCCATATTTTTTGGAAGCTGATAATGAATTACGTAACGAATATTCGATTTATCAATACCCATCCCGAATGCAGATGTTGCTACCATTACACTTACTTCATCTCGTAAAAAGAGTTCTTGTTGCTCATTTCGATCACTATCACTCATACCAGCATGATATTTTGATACAGAAACTCCTGCCTTCATTAAATCTTCATATAACTGATCGACTACTTTTCTAGTAGCTGCATATATAATCCCAGATTCCTTTTGATTTTGACGAATATAATCCGCCAAATATGCATTTCGATCTTGTCCTTTAATGACAGAAAACGATAAGTTCTCTCGCTCAAACGTTGTCATAAT includes:
- the recQ gene encoding DNA helicase RecQ, producing MFTKAQELLASYFGYSSFRRGQDETIKNVLDGKDTVCIMPTGGGKSICYQIPALVFEGTTLVISPLISLMKDQVDTLVQNGISATYINSSISIAEANQRIQLAKQGHYKLLYVAPERLDSMEFVDQLIDMKIPMIAIDEAHCISQWGHDFRPSYLHIHRILDYLPEKPLVLALTATATPQVRDDICNTLEINQENTIMTTFERENLSFSVIKGQDRNAYLADYIRQNQKESGIIYAATRKVVDQLYEDLMKAGVSVSKYHAGMSDSDRNEQQELFLRDEVSVMVATSAFGMGIDKSNIRYVIHYQLPKNMESYYQEAGRAGRDGLDSTCILLYSSQDVQVQRFLIDQSTGESRFSNELEKLQNMTDYCHTEQCLQSFILQYFGEEPKEDCGRCGNCTDDRESIDVTRESQMVLSCMIRTNQRFGKQMIAQVLTGSKNKKVIEFNFHTLPTYGLLSNRSVKEVSEFIEFLISDELIAVEHGTYPTLKVTEKGKEVLLGKENVLRKERVETRQIVQDHPLFEVLREVRKEIAQGEGVPPFVIFSDQTLKDMCVKMPQSDSELLTVKGIGEHKLVKYGSHFLQAVQHFIEENPNYAETIKTEVVSERKKAGKASANSHLETYEMYKQGIDLNEIAKERNLSRQTIENHLIRCYEDGMEVEWKSFVPAEYESLIETAVQNAEGGLKSIKEQLPNEVSYFMIRAYLQIRK